The genomic stretch AACTCGCACTGAAACGGACAGCCGCGCGAGAACTGCACGCTCATCGAGTCATAGGCACTCAGCTCGAGCAGGTCATAGCGGGGGATGGGGGTGGAGGTCACATCCGGCTTGACGCCTTCGGAGCTGAAGCGCCCACCTGTTTCTCCCCGCTGCCAGGCTTCCACGAACATCGGCAGGGTGATCTCGCCTTCATCGAGGATCAGGTAGTCGGCCCCGGCGGCCACGAGCTCCTCGGGCGTGGAGGAGGGATAGGGGCCGCCGACCGCCACGGGTTTGCCATGGTGCCGGGCCAGATTGATCTGACGAATGATGTCGTCCTTCTGGACGATCATCGCTGACATGATCACAAGATCAGCCCACTTCCATTCCTGATCAGTAACCGGCCGGATATTGACATCGGCCAGCTTGAAGTTCCATTCCTGGGGTAGAATGGCCGCGACGGTGATCAGTCCAAGCGGGGGGAGGAGCACCTTTCGGTTGACCAGCTCCAGGATTTTTTCGTAGCTCCAGAATGTTTTTGGAAATTCTGGATAAACGAGCAGAACGTTCAATGTGTTGGCTGGTTGGCGCTGAGGATCAGCACGCATGAACCATTGAGTCCACGATCGCACCAAAACTGCTGGCCAGGTTCGCCCGGGGGCAGTTCCTGAAGGTGCAGGGGTGAGGAGGGATTCCGGTCTCGCTCGCCATCACCGATGCGGGCCCGGGGCGACAGGCAGCAGACTGGGGTGAGCGAGCGCGCCTGGGTCCATCCCCGGCCGCAGGGGGGGGCGAGATGAAGGCGATGGTGCTCGAGACCTGCTGCGACATGGAGCGCAATCCATCGCCGCTCGTGCTGATGGACCGTCCCCGGCCGGTGCCGGGGACGGGTGAATTGCTGGTGAAGGTGTCGGTCTGCGGGGTGTGCCACACCGAACTCGATGAGATCGAGGGGCGCACGCCACCCCCTCGGTTTCCCGTGATCCCGGGGCATCAGATCGTGGGCACGGTGGTGGACACAGGCCCGGAGTGCGGACTCTTCCGTCCCGGGGATGCGGTGGGTATCGCCTGGATCTTCCAGGCCTGCGGCAGCTGTGGCTTCTGCCGCTCCGGCCGGGAGAATCTCTGCCCGGCCTTCGTGGCCACGGGCCGTGACGTGAATGGTGGCTACGCCGACTATGTGACCGTGCCGGAGGCCTTCGCCCATGCCCTGCCTGCGGATCTGGAGGCAGAGGCGATCGCGCCGATGCTCTGCGCCGGAGCGATCGGCTACAGGTCGCTGCGGCTGAGCGGCCTCGAGGACGGCCAGGATCTGGGGCTCACCGGCTTCGGTGCGTCGGCCCACCTGGTGCTGCCGATGGTGCGTCAGCGGTTTCCGGCCTCGCGGGTGTTCGTGTTCGCCCGCAGCGAACGGGAGCGGGCCTTCGCCCTGGAGCTGGGGGCCGCCTGGGCCGGTGCCACCGAGGCGGAGTCGCCGGTGAAGCTCCACGCCGTGATCGACACCACGCCGGCCTGGACGCCGGTGGTGGCCGCGCTGAAGTGCCTCCACCCGGGGGGACGGCTGGTGATCAATGCGATCGGCAAGCGGGAGGCCGACAAGGCGGCCCTGCTGCGTCTCGACTATCCCCGCGACCTGTGGATGGAGAAGGAGATCCGCTCGGTGGCCAACGTGACGCGTCAGGACGTGCGGGAGTTCCTGGCACTGGCCGCCGCCGCCAGGATCCATCCCACGGTGCAGGCCTTCCCTCTGGCGGAGGCCAACACGGCTCTGCAGCAACTGCGTTCCGGCGCGGTGCGCGGAGCGAAGGTGCTGCGGATCGGTGCGTGAGCACAAGGCGTCGCCGGCGGTGGAAGGATGCGCTGATGGTCAACCCCGCAGGCGCCATTCAGCGTGTCGCGTTCTTCTGCCTGAAGCGCTGGATCCGGCTGTGCCATCCGGCCGTCACCTCCATCACCCCGGAGCAGCTCCAGCGGATCCTGGCTGGAGAGGAGCAGGGCGACTGGCTGATCCTCGATGCCCGCAGCCCGGCTGAATTTGCGTGCAGCCACCTGCCCGGGGCCGCGCGGATCGAGGCCGGTGGCGGGATTGCGGGCCTGGGATCGATGGCGGCGCTGGCCAGGGACAGGCCGATCGTCGTCTGCTGCTCGGTGGGGGTGCGCAGCGCCGCACGGGTGGAGGAGCTGCGGCGAGCCGGGTTCACGCGGGTCGTCAATCTCGAGGGTGGCCTGTTTCAGTGGGCCTGGGAAGGCCGCAGCCTGATCCGGCAGGGAGAGCCCACCCTGCTGGTGCATCCCTACCGCCCGGGATGGGGCTGGTTGCTGCCAGCCCACAGCCGGGGCGGGGAAAGCTGATGGTGGCCGGCATCCATCCACCCCGTTCGCTTGATCTGGATTGGCTGCGGCTGCTGGCTGTCCTGCTGCTGATCCCCTTTCACTCGGCCGCTGTCTTCTACGAGGGAGAGCTGGGCCGCTTCTATGTCGCCGATGCCCAGAGCAGCGCCGGTCTGAGCGTGTTCATCGAGTTTGTGCACCAGTGGCACATGCCTCTGTTCTTCTTTCTGGCCGGTGCGGCCAGCTGGTATTCGCTGCAGACTCGCTCCGCGCTGGCCTATCTGCGTCAACGGCTGCGGCGGCTCCTGGTGCCCCTGCTGATTGGAATCCCGCTGCTTGTGCCGCCCCAGGTTTATATCCACGAGCTGCAGGCGGGCCAGGAGAAGGGGTCTTTCCTGCAGTTCTACCCCCGCTTCTTCGACGGAATCCGCCCGGCCGGTCATTTCGAATGGGCCCATCTCTGGTTTCTGGCCTATCTGCTGGTGATCTCCATCGCCTGCCTGCCCGTGATGCTGAGGCTCAGCCGGGAGACCGGCGAACGAGCTGAGAGACGGACACCTCCGGCGATGCACGGCCTCGGCGCCCTGATCGCTCTGGCTGCGCCCTTGATGCTGAGCGAGGCTCTGTTGCGCCCCCACTGGGCGGGCTTTCAGAACCTCTACGACGACTGGGCCAATCTGGTGCTCTATCTGCTGTACTTCGTGTATGGCGCGCTCTTCTGCAGCCGCGGCGGGCTGTGGTGTGCCCTGGACCGGAATCGCCGGCTGCTGCTGGCCACGGCCGGCCTGAGCATGGTGTTGCTGCTGGCGCTGAGCCTCAGGGGCATGGTGCCGGAGCGTGCCTATTCAGCGCCCTACATGGTGCATCAGGCCTTTCGGGGCTTCAACAGCTGGAGCTGGGTGCTGGCCCTGCTGGCCCTGGCCCGGCCCTATCGCGGCCGCAGCCATCCGCTCCTGCGCTACGGCAACCGGGTGGGCTTTTCGATCGTGCTCTTTCACCAGCCCCTGATCGTGCTGATCGCCTTCGTGGTGGTGCCGCTGCCCGTGGCCCTGACCGTGAAGTTCGTGCTGATCGGCCTGACTTCGCTGCTGTTGAGTGCTGGCCTCCATGACCTGCTGAGGCTGCGGTAGGACGCTGGCCATGGCACGGCTGTCGATCATCATTCCCACCCTGAATGAAGCCACCACGCTGGCGCGCACGCTGCGGCACGTGAAGGCCCTGCATCCACCCGCCTGGGAGGTGCTGGTGGTGGATGGGGGCAGCAGTGATCCCACCACGGCGATCGCCGCTGAAGCGGGCATCACGGTGCTCCACAGCGAGACGGCGGGCCGGGCCATTCAGATGAACCAGGGTGCCCGGCAGGCCACGGGCGATCTGCTCTGTTTTCTGCATGCGGACACCCTGGTTCCCGATGATCTGGTCAGCGTGGCCGAGCGCACCTTCGCGGATGCCTCGATTGCCGGCGCCGGCTTCATCTCCCTGATGGGTGATGGCACCTCCATCCGCTGGGACATCTCCGCGCTGAATGTGCTGAAGACCGATCTGGCACCGCTGCTGTTCCGTCCCCATCTCTACATCCGGGGACTGCGGCTGCTGTTCGGCGATCAGGTGATGCTCTGCCGCCGCCGCGATTTCTGGTTGTGCGGCGGATTCGATCCCAACCTGCCGATCATGGAAGACGGCGACCTGTGCCTGCGCCTGGTGCGCCGGGGGCGCATCGTGCTGATCAATCGTGTGGTGGAGAGTTCGGATCGGCGGGTGCAGCGCTGGGGGGTCTGCAAAGCCACCTTGATCTATCTCGTGATCGGGGTTCTCTGGGGCCTCGGAGTGTCGCCGAGCCGCCTGAAGCGGTTCTACGGGGACATCCGCTGATTAAGGCCCCAGTCGTAGGGAAGAAAGGCCAGTCGAAGTGGCCTGTTGGGCGCGGTGACGCCTCCGAGATGGGGCAGGATCCAGGCGGCGATCGAGGGAGATGTCGCCAGAAAGTCGCCCCGGTACCACTGGAAGATGCGGCTGCAGTGCAGGATGCCGTCTTCCGCATCGAGGCGCACTTTGCCGGGGTTGTTCACAAAGCGGATCAGGTCGTCGTGGAGCTGCTGCTGCACACGCTCCGGGGTGTAGGCCTCGGCGCGCAGCAGCGGACAGCCGAGCGAGGCGCAGACGATCGCGAAGTGGATGCGGGGGTCCTTGCTGTGCTGCCTCAGCCTCTGATTCTCGATCTGGGCGAGGCTGAGGCTCTGCGAGCCGAGGCGATGCACGGGCTG from Synechococcus sp. CBW1107 encodes the following:
- a CDS encoding TIGR04283 family arsenosugar biosynthesis glycosyltransferase — protein: MARLSIIIPTLNEATTLARTLRHVKALHPPAWEVLVVDGGSSDPTTAIAAEAGITVLHSETAGRAIQMNQGARQATGDLLCFLHADTLVPDDLVSVAERTFADASIAGAGFISLMGDGTSIRWDISALNVLKTDLAPLLFRPHLYIRGLRLLFGDQVMLCRRRDFWLCGGFDPNLPIMEDGDLCLRLVRRGRIVLINRVVESSDRRVQRWGVCKATLIYLVIGVLWGLGVSPSRLKRFYGDIR
- a CDS encoding zinc-dependent alcohol dehydrogenase family protein; this encodes MKAMVLETCCDMERNPSPLVLMDRPRPVPGTGELLVKVSVCGVCHTELDEIEGRTPPPRFPVIPGHQIVGTVVDTGPECGLFRPGDAVGIAWIFQACGSCGFCRSGRENLCPAFVATGRDVNGGYADYVTVPEAFAHALPADLEAEAIAPMLCAGAIGYRSLRLSGLEDGQDLGLTGFGASAHLVLPMVRQRFPASRVFVFARSERERAFALELGAAWAGATEAESPVKLHAVIDTTPAWTPVVAALKCLHPGGRLVINAIGKREADKAALLRLDYPRDLWMEKEIRSVANVTRQDVREFLALAAAARIHPTVQAFPLAEANTALQQLRSGAVRGAKVLRIGA
- a CDS encoding DUF547 domain-containing protein, translated to MLVELSTWDALLRTYVDGHGLVDYRAWLAEQPRTLSDWLARQSPITRGRQDHLAHWINLYNAFTIQAVLSRYPIASIRPTLLGLPNWIGFLRFFTQPVHRLGSQSLSLAQIENQRLRQHSKDPRIHFAIVCASLGCPLLRAEAYTPERVQQQLHDDLIRFVNNPGKVRLDAEDGILHCSRIFQWYRGDFLATSPSIAAWILPHLGGVTAPNRPLRLAFLPYDWGLNQRMSP
- a CDS encoding acyltransferase family protein, whose product is MVAGIHPPRSLDLDWLRLLAVLLLIPFHSAAVFYEGELGRFYVADAQSSAGLSVFIEFVHQWHMPLFFFLAGAASWYSLQTRSALAYLRQRLRRLLVPLLIGIPLLVPPQVYIHELQAGQEKGSFLQFYPRFFDGIRPAGHFEWAHLWFLAYLLVISIACLPVMLRLSRETGERAERRTPPAMHGLGALIALAAPLMLSEALLRPHWAGFQNLYDDWANLVLYLLYFVYGALFCSRGGLWCALDRNRRLLLATAGLSMVLLLALSLRGMVPERAYSAPYMVHQAFRGFNSWSWVLALLALARPYRGRSHPLLRYGNRVGFSIVLFHQPLIVLIAFVVVPLPVALTVKFVLIGLTSLLLSAGLHDLLRLR
- a CDS encoding rhodanese-like domain-containing protein; the encoded protein is MVNPAGAIQRVAFFCLKRWIRLCHPAVTSITPEQLQRILAGEEQGDWLILDARSPAEFACSHLPGAARIEAGGGIAGLGSMAALARDRPIVVCCSVGVRSAARVEELRRAGFTRVVNLEGGLFQWAWEGRSLIRQGEPTLLVHPYRPGWGWLLPAHSRGGES